A single region of the Salvelinus sp. IW2-2015 linkage group LG20, ASM291031v2, whole genome shotgun sequence genome encodes:
- the LOC111980539 gene encoding TBC1 domain family member 8B isoform X3, which yields MWLKPEEILLKNAFKLWVTEKGNEYFVLQRRRGYGEGGGGLTGLLVGTLDMMLDSTSKVAPFRILHQTPDSQIYWSIACGGTKEEINQHWEWLEKNIMRILSVFDSSDDITSFVQGKIRGLIAEEGKVSGVQEDDPEKFREALLRFEKWFDLPQKEKLVTYYSCSYWRGRVPCQGWLYLSTNFLSFYSYLLGSEVKLVVSWNEIWRLEKTSNVILTESIHVLANGEDHYFSMFLHLSETFLIMEQLADYSIKRLFDKETFQEEPSLSDPLQITKRGLETNARNEQFRAFFRLPKEENLLEVYESFLWVPFSHFNTLGKICLSESYLCFASQDGSQCHVIIPMREVIGVEKPDRSSRALTVCVRGKRALRFSEVRDFERLGNAIRRRCGMTASPQHSASTEGIRGECQNLINHFEDNPEEVAMMGGQKESSKAVSNEALMTLFHPQDAENLDPKMLKEKMKEQSWNIHFSEYGRGTSMFCTKKTRDLIVRGVPEALRGELWMLFSGAVNDMAVNPGYYSEIVDQSLGTSTLATDEIERDLHRSLPEHPAFQSDTGISALRRVLTAYAYRNPKIGYCQAMNILTSVLLLYAKEEEAFWLLVAVCERMLPDYFNRRIIGALVDQAVFEELIRMHLTQLTEHMTDLTFFSSVSLSWFLTLFISVLPIESAVNVVDCFFYDGIKAILQLGLAVLDYNMEGLISSSDDAEAVTILSKFFDNVTNKDSPLPQTVQQNSVGNNDKASSLSKVDISDLIKEAYEKYGDMKSEEVERMRKRNKLYVIQTLEDTTKQNVLRVVSQEVKFSASQLDNLYALFKRQHFLSCYWTMNSPVLLHHDPSLAYLEQYQLGFHQFRLLFSLLEPWSLCSGNDALFLWAFRLLDENQDGLVNFKEFCCALDILYSGTFTNKLKFLFKLHQPPGKCHGTI from the exons ATGTGGCTTAAACCTGAAGAGATATTGCTGAAAAATGCATTCAAGTTATGGGTGACAGAGAAAGGCAACGAATATTTCGTATTACAAAGGAGGCGAGGATATGGAGAAGGAGGAGGCGGTTTGACAG GTCTTCTGGTTGGAACTCTTGATATGATGCTGGATTCCACGTCTAAGGTCGCTCCATTTCGCATTCTACACCAGACACCGGACTCTCAGATCTACTGGTCAATAGCATGTG GTGGCACCAAGGAGGAGATCAACCAACACTGGGAGTGGCTGGAGAAGAACATCATGAGAATCTTGTCTGTGTTTGACTCCAGCGATGACATCACCAGCTTTGTGCAGGGCAAGATCAGA GGGCTGATTGCTGAGGAAGGAAAGGTGTCAGGCGTGCAGGAGGACGACCCTGAGAAGTTCCGTGAAGCACTGTTGAGGTTTGAGAAATGGTTTGACCTCCCTCAGAAGGAGAAGCTGGTCACCTACTACTCCTGTAGCTACTGGAGGGGCCGCGTGCCCTGCCAGGGCTGGCTCTACCTCAGCACCAACTTCCTGTCCTTCTACTCATATCTGCTGGGCTCCGAGG TGAAGCTGGTAGTCTCGTGGAATGAGATCTGGAGGCTGGAGAAAACGTCCAATGTCATTCTGACAGAGAGCATTCATGTGTTGGCCAATGGGGAGGACCACTACTTCTCGATGTTCCTGCACCTCAGTGAGACCTTCCTGATCATGGAGCAGCTTGCTGACTACTCCATCAAACGCCTATTTGATAAGGAGACCTTCCAGGAAGAGCCCTCCCTCTCAGACCCACTACAGATCACCAAGAG AGGCTTGGAAACTAATGCTAGGAATGAGCAATTCCGGGCCTTCTTCAGGCTGCCTAAGGAGGAGAACCTGCTGGAGGTTTATGAGAGCTTCCTATGGGTTCCATTCAGCCACTTCAACACGCTTGGGAAGATATGTCTGTCTGAGAGCTACCTGTGTTTCGCTAGCCAGGATGGCAGCCAGTGCCATGTCATCATCCCCATGAGAGAG GTGATTGGTGTGGAGAAGCCGGACCGTAGCAGCAGggctttgactgtgtgtgtgcggggtAAGAGGGCTCTGAGGTTCTCTGAAGTTCGGGACTTTGAGCGTCTCGGCAATGCAATCCGCAGGAGGTGTGGGATGACTGCCAGTCCTCAACATTCTGCATCAACTGAG GGCATCAGAGGGGAGTGCCAAAACCTCATCAATCACTTTGAGGACAACCCAGAGGAGGTGGCTATGATGGGGGGACAGAAGGAGAGCAGCAAGGCCGTTAGCAATGAGGCACTCATGACTCTGTTCCACCCCCAGGATGCTGAAAACCTGGATCCCAAAATG CTAAAGGAGAAGATGAAGGAGCAGTCATGGAACATCCACTTCTCAGAGTATGGCCGTGGCACCAGTATGTTCTGTACCAAGAAGACACGAGACCTGATTGTGCGTGGCGTCCCTGAGGCCTTAAGAGGAGAGCTTTGGATGCTCTTCTCAG GTGCAGTCAATGACATGGCCGTTAACCCTGGGTATTACAGTGAGATAGTGGATCAGTCTCTGGGGACCAGCACCCTTGCCActgatgagatagagagagacctgCACCGCTCCCTACCAGAGCACCCTGCCTTCCAGAGCGACACAGGCATCTCTGCCCTGCGCAGAGTCCTCACTGCATATGCCTACAGGAACCCCAAAATCGGCTATTGCCAG GCCATGAACATCCTGACGTCGGTCCTGTTGCTCTATGCTAAAGAGGAGGAGGCTTTCTGGCTGCTAGTGGCCGTCTGTGAGAGGATGCTGCCTGACTACTTTAACCGCAGGATCATTG GTGCCCTGGTGGACCAGGCGGTGTTTGAGGAGCTGATCCGAATGCACCTCACCCAGCTGACGGAGCACATGACAGACCTGACCTTCTTCTCCTCTGTGTCCCTGTCCTGGTTCCTCACCCTGTTTATCAGCGTTCTGCCCATAGAGAGTGCTGTCAACGTGGTCGACTGCTTCTTCTACGACGGCATCAAAGCCATCCTGCAGCTGGGCCTGGCTGTGCTCGACTACAACATGGAGGGCCTGATCAGCTCCAGTGACGACGCTGAGGCAGTCACCATCCTCAGCAA GTTTTTCGATAATGTGACCAATAAGGACAGTCCTCTACCACAAACAGTGCAGCAAAACTCAGTGGGGAACAATGACAAAGCATCATCCCTCTCCAAGGTGGACATCAGTGATCTCATCAAAGAAGCCTATGAG AAATATGGAGACATGAAATCAGAGGAAGTAGAGCGCATGCGGAAAAGAAACAAACTGTATGTAATCCAAACATTAGAGGATACGACTAAACAAAATGTG CTACGGGTAGTGTCACAAGAAGTAAAGTTCAGTGCTTCCCAGCTTGATAACCTTTATGCATTGTTCAAG AGGCAACATTTCCTCAGCTGCTACTGGACGATGAACAGCCCAGTGCTGCTGCACCATGACCCCAGCCTGGCCTATCTGGAGCAGTACCAGCTGGGCTTCCATCAGTTCAGGCTGCTCTTCTCCCTCCTGGAGCCCTGGTCCCTCTGCAGCGGCAACGATGCCCTCTTCCTCTGGGCCTTCCGCCTGCTGGATGAGAACCAGGATGGCCTTGTCAACTTCAAAGAGTTCTGCTGTGCCCTGG acattttGTACAGTGGCACTTTCACCAACAAACTGAAATTCCTGTTCAAGCTTCATCAGCCACCAG gaaaatgccacggcactatctga
- the LOC111980539 gene encoding TBC1 domain family member 8B isoform X4 — translation MWLKPEEILLKNAFKLWVTEKGNEYFVLQRRRGYGEGGGGLTGLLVGTLDMMLDSTSKVAPFRILHQTPDSQIYWSIACGGTKEEINQHWEWLEKNIMRILSVFDSSDDITSFVQGKIRGLIAEEGKVSGVQEDDPEKFREALLRFEKWFDLPQKEKLVTYYSCSYWRGRVPCQGWLYLSTNFLSFYSYLLGSEVKLVVSWNEIWRLEKTSNVILTESIHVLANGEDHYFSMFLHLSETFLIMEQLADYSIKRLFDKETFQEEPSLSDPLQITKRGLETNARNEQFRAFFRLPKEENLLEVYESFLWVPFSHFNTLGKICLSESYLCFASQDGSQCHVIIPMREVIGVEKPDRSSRALTVCVRGKRALRFSEVRDFERLGNAIRRRCGMTASPQHSASTEGIRGECQNLINHFEDNPEEVAMMGGQKESSKAVSNEALMTLFHPQDAENLDPKMLKEKMKEQSWNIHFSEYGRGTSMFCTKKTRDLIVRGVPEALRGELWMLFSGAVNDMAVNPGYYSEIVDQSLGTSTLATDEIERDLHRSLPEHPAFQSDTGISALRRVLTAYAYRNPKIGYCQAMNILTSVLLLYAKEEEAFWLLVAVCERMLPDYFNRRIIGALVDQAVFEELIRMHLTQLTEHMTDLTFFSSVSLSWFLTLFISVLPIESAVNVVDCFFYDGIKAILQLGLAVLDYNMEGLISSSDDAEAVTILSKFFDNVTNKDSPLPQTVQQNSVGNNDKASSLSKVDISDLIKEAYEKYGDMKSEEVERMRKRNKLYVIQTLEDTTKQNVLRVVSQEVKFSASQLDNLYALFKATFPQLLLDDEQPSAAAP, via the exons ATGTGGCTTAAACCTGAAGAGATATTGCTGAAAAATGCATTCAAGTTATGGGTGACAGAGAAAGGCAACGAATATTTCGTATTACAAAGGAGGCGAGGATATGGAGAAGGAGGAGGCGGTTTGACAG GTCTTCTGGTTGGAACTCTTGATATGATGCTGGATTCCACGTCTAAGGTCGCTCCATTTCGCATTCTACACCAGACACCGGACTCTCAGATCTACTGGTCAATAGCATGTG GTGGCACCAAGGAGGAGATCAACCAACACTGGGAGTGGCTGGAGAAGAACATCATGAGAATCTTGTCTGTGTTTGACTCCAGCGATGACATCACCAGCTTTGTGCAGGGCAAGATCAGA GGGCTGATTGCTGAGGAAGGAAAGGTGTCAGGCGTGCAGGAGGACGACCCTGAGAAGTTCCGTGAAGCACTGTTGAGGTTTGAGAAATGGTTTGACCTCCCTCAGAAGGAGAAGCTGGTCACCTACTACTCCTGTAGCTACTGGAGGGGCCGCGTGCCCTGCCAGGGCTGGCTCTACCTCAGCACCAACTTCCTGTCCTTCTACTCATATCTGCTGGGCTCCGAGG TGAAGCTGGTAGTCTCGTGGAATGAGATCTGGAGGCTGGAGAAAACGTCCAATGTCATTCTGACAGAGAGCATTCATGTGTTGGCCAATGGGGAGGACCACTACTTCTCGATGTTCCTGCACCTCAGTGAGACCTTCCTGATCATGGAGCAGCTTGCTGACTACTCCATCAAACGCCTATTTGATAAGGAGACCTTCCAGGAAGAGCCCTCCCTCTCAGACCCACTACAGATCACCAAGAG AGGCTTGGAAACTAATGCTAGGAATGAGCAATTCCGGGCCTTCTTCAGGCTGCCTAAGGAGGAGAACCTGCTGGAGGTTTATGAGAGCTTCCTATGGGTTCCATTCAGCCACTTCAACACGCTTGGGAAGATATGTCTGTCTGAGAGCTACCTGTGTTTCGCTAGCCAGGATGGCAGCCAGTGCCATGTCATCATCCCCATGAGAGAG GTGATTGGTGTGGAGAAGCCGGACCGTAGCAGCAGggctttgactgtgtgtgtgcggggtAAGAGGGCTCTGAGGTTCTCTGAAGTTCGGGACTTTGAGCGTCTCGGCAATGCAATCCGCAGGAGGTGTGGGATGACTGCCAGTCCTCAACATTCTGCATCAACTGAG GGCATCAGAGGGGAGTGCCAAAACCTCATCAATCACTTTGAGGACAACCCAGAGGAGGTGGCTATGATGGGGGGACAGAAGGAGAGCAGCAAGGCCGTTAGCAATGAGGCACTCATGACTCTGTTCCACCCCCAGGATGCTGAAAACCTGGATCCCAAAATG CTAAAGGAGAAGATGAAGGAGCAGTCATGGAACATCCACTTCTCAGAGTATGGCCGTGGCACCAGTATGTTCTGTACCAAGAAGACACGAGACCTGATTGTGCGTGGCGTCCCTGAGGCCTTAAGAGGAGAGCTTTGGATGCTCTTCTCAG GTGCAGTCAATGACATGGCCGTTAACCCTGGGTATTACAGTGAGATAGTGGATCAGTCTCTGGGGACCAGCACCCTTGCCActgatgagatagagagagacctgCACCGCTCCCTACCAGAGCACCCTGCCTTCCAGAGCGACACAGGCATCTCTGCCCTGCGCAGAGTCCTCACTGCATATGCCTACAGGAACCCCAAAATCGGCTATTGCCAG GCCATGAACATCCTGACGTCGGTCCTGTTGCTCTATGCTAAAGAGGAGGAGGCTTTCTGGCTGCTAGTGGCCGTCTGTGAGAGGATGCTGCCTGACTACTTTAACCGCAGGATCATTG GTGCCCTGGTGGACCAGGCGGTGTTTGAGGAGCTGATCCGAATGCACCTCACCCAGCTGACGGAGCACATGACAGACCTGACCTTCTTCTCCTCTGTGTCCCTGTCCTGGTTCCTCACCCTGTTTATCAGCGTTCTGCCCATAGAGAGTGCTGTCAACGTGGTCGACTGCTTCTTCTACGACGGCATCAAAGCCATCCTGCAGCTGGGCCTGGCTGTGCTCGACTACAACATGGAGGGCCTGATCAGCTCCAGTGACGACGCTGAGGCAGTCACCATCCTCAGCAA GTTTTTCGATAATGTGACCAATAAGGACAGTCCTCTACCACAAACAGTGCAGCAAAACTCAGTGGGGAACAATGACAAAGCATCATCCCTCTCCAAGGTGGACATCAGTGATCTCATCAAAGAAGCCTATGAG AAATATGGAGACATGAAATCAGAGGAAGTAGAGCGCATGCGGAAAAGAAACAAACTGTATGTAATCCAAACATTAGAGGATACGACTAAACAAAATGTG CTACGGGTAGTGTCACAAGAAGTAAAGTTCAGTGCTTCCCAGCTTGATAACCTTTATGCATTGTTCAAG GCAACATTTCCTCAGCTGCTACTGGACGATGAACAGCCCAGTGCTGCTGCACCATGA
- the rnf128a gene encoding E3 ubiquitin-protein ligase RNF128a isoform X2, with protein MEPLAKRYLLSWLFVASSLQVTSLHFAEATYICTAYLNVSFIDSVNNETVWRQEESGLYGQQSPKVTVMGDVYLPDPIYSCESNTFYDVPSGSKGWIALIQRGQLCSFSEKINVAASKGAIAAVIFNDLGTDNRVIQMSHPGTEGMVAIMIGHRRGMEIVELIRQGIPVSMTIEVGKQHGPWMSHYSVFFVSISFFVVTAATVGYFIFYSARRLNSVRLQNRKQKRLKAEAKKAIGQLQVRTVKRGDEETGPDADTCAVCIDAYKSGDVLTILTCNHFFHKTCIEPWLLEHRTCPMCKCDILKALGVEQPEEEHPSHQVTMPPDMRSYPSVPVPDDTRSETASSGYASVQGTEKYSSPADETHTFETLEHYPDPGSVQVAIQPHYDNLAFEGDSQNQLEPRT; from the exons ATGGAACCTTTAGCGAAACGGTATCTATTGTCATGGCTGTTTGTGGCTTCAAGTCTTCAGGTGACGAGTTTGCATTTTGCGGAGGCGACTTACATATGTACAGCCTACCTGAATGTGTCGTTTATTGATTCTGTAAACAACGAAACCGTATGGCGACAAGAGGAAAGCGGACTATATGGACAACAATCTCCCAAAGTCACAGTGATGGGCGACGTGTATTTACCTGATCCGATTTACAGTTGCGAAAGTAATACTTTTTATGATGTACCCAGTGGGTCGAAGGGCTGGATCGCCTTAATTCAACGCGGCCAACTATGTTCTTTTTCAGAGAAGATCAATGTTGCGGCCAGTAAAGGAGCTATTGCTGCTGTAATTTTTAATGATCTTGGTACAGACAATCGAGTCATCCAAATGTCGCACCCAG GAACAGAAGGTATGGTTGCTATCATGATTGGTCACCGACGGGGCATGGAGATTGTTGAGCTAATCAGGCAAGGGATTCCGGTCTCGATGACTATTGAAGTGGGCAAGCAGCATGGTCCCTGGATGAGCCACTACTCGGTCTTCTTTGTCTCCATCTCCTTCTTCGTGGTAACAGCAGCCACTGTGGGCTACTTCATCTTCTACTCAGCTCGCCGCCTCAACAGCGTTCGTCTACAAAACCGCAAACAG AAACGTCTCAAGGCAGAggccaagaaagccattggtcagcTGCAAGTCCGGACTGTGAAACGGGGAGATGAG GAGACTGGGCCTGATGCTGACACCTGTGCAGTGTGTATTGATGCTTACAAGTCTGGCGACGTGCTGACCATCCTCACCTGCAA TCATTTCTTCCACAAGACCTGCATTGAGCCCTGGCTATTAGAGCACAGGACATGCCCCATGTGTAAATGTGACATCCTCAAGGCCTTGGGAGTAGAG CAGCCGGAGGAGGAGCATCCCAGTCATCAAGTAACCATGCCTCCAGACATGAGGTCCTACCCTAGCGTCCCCGTCCCAGATGACACCCGCAGTGAGACAGCCTCCTCAGGCTATGCCTCCGTACAGGGCACAGAGAAGTACAGCAGCCCAGCAGACGAGACCCACACATTTGAGA CGTTGGAGCACTATCCTGACCCTGGGTCAGTCCAGGTGGCCATCCAGCCCCATTATGACAACCTGGCCTTTGAGGGCGACTCACAAAACCAACTGGAACCCCGGACATGA